The following coding sequences are from one Legionellales bacterium window:
- a CDS encoding PD-(D/E)XK nuclease family protein: protein MMMAQYQSLFNTLSHTPALVLCATQRLAASLHFAFAEYQGQSNPIWPTASILALNTWLEQTWKECHEVGLLPPKLLLTPHQTLHLWLDIIAKSTHAHELIQLNETAEQAQSAWRLIADWQIPLSTIEADNIDCSAFLTWANAYQQLLTQHHWQDPHCLIAELLTIPKTKTWVKQNTIYLCGFDQLSPALENVILYWRSLGKTVTELKSSLTSTQCQSLAFVDKQQEMRSMVAWALSQLARDPHQSLACIVPNLEDERDDLLQLFREQLWSLPPSTNSLTIDLDDSALMPVNISAGKNLASYPLCKIALTLLNLPDSALTLTSLREILLSPYLKGARSEAFTRANLDARLRELELNELPYQKIIDYAKQEITNDDHVFSYSPEFADCLERYQHFRRSTPVPSQPLDFIVYWRTILTLWGWPGLRELNSHESQTVEKFYEVLNEFSQLAGLQNSFTLERAQEKLCLMLKKTVFQPKSHPNQIQVLGLLEASGLYFDQCWVMGMDDKQWPSPPQPNPFLPLPLQRQCHMPQSSSEREFHFAQHITQRIQHSAPTVYISYHQHADDEHLQLSPLFLHCEIGNPEFFLAPLSFAEIQFSQQTIETLTDEQAPLMQATELASIRGGAGLLKSQAVCPFQAFARYRLRATALKNPSIGLDALTRGSILHRALELIWQKLSTQQQLLELSPQQLRPLIQDAVQNALRVKANFLPTHSELYQLECERVTQLLIAWCEIEKTHEAFVVKEVEAARTMTINSLSLNLKVDRIDQLADGSTLIIDYKTGKTSFAGWCDARLSEPQLPLYCLMENAQGIAFAQIRSQEMALKGICRSANSTPGIKIPAEIKHEHGVWSWDALLHHWQTTLHHLAEEFLQGIARVDPVDGEKTCRLCDLQPFCRITEHAK from the coding sequence AGATATTATTGCCAAATCCACGCATGCTCATGAATTAATACAACTCAATGAAACAGCAGAGCAAGCGCAAAGCGCGTGGCGTTTAATCGCCGATTGGCAAATCCCATTATCGACAATAGAAGCAGACAATATCGATTGCAGCGCCTTTTTAACCTGGGCTAACGCTTATCAACAATTATTAACACAACATCACTGGCAAGACCCCCATTGTCTTATCGCCGAATTACTCACCATTCCCAAAACGAAAACTTGGGTGAAACAAAACACCATTTATTTATGTGGATTTGATCAACTTTCACCCGCCCTAGAAAATGTAATACTCTACTGGCGATCGCTTGGTAAAACCGTCACAGAATTAAAATCCTCTCTCACTTCCACTCAATGTCAATCGCTGGCCTTTGTCGATAAACAACAGGAAATGCGCAGCATGGTGGCCTGGGCATTAAGCCAATTAGCCCGCGATCCTCATCAATCTCTTGCCTGCATTGTGCCAAATCTTGAAGATGAACGTGATGACTTATTACAACTGTTTCGTGAACAGCTGTGGAGTTTGCCCCCATCCACAAACTCACTAACCATCGATTTGGATGATTCTGCCCTCATGCCCGTTAATATTTCGGCAGGAAAAAATTTAGCAAGCTATCCACTGTGTAAAATAGCATTAACCTTATTAAATTTGCCTGATTCTGCGTTAACATTAACAAGCTTGCGTGAAATATTACTGAGTCCTTATCTAAAAGGTGCCCGATCAGAAGCTTTCACTCGTGCGAATTTAGACGCGCGCTTACGCGAATTAGAGTTAAATGAATTGCCTTATCAAAAAATTATTGATTACGCAAAGCAAGAAATCACTAACGACGATCATGTTTTTTCATATAGTCCCGAGTTTGCCGACTGTTTAGAACGCTACCAACACTTTCGTCGCAGCACACCTGTTCCCTCTCAACCACTCGATTTTATTGTTTATTGGCGAACCATCTTAACCTTGTGGGGATGGCCTGGTCTTCGTGAATTAAATTCTCATGAAAGCCAAACTGTCGAAAAATTTTATGAAGTTTTAAACGAATTTTCACAATTAGCAGGCCTGCAAAATAGTTTTACGCTAGAACGTGCTCAGGAAAAATTATGCTTAATGCTGAAAAAAACCGTATTCCAACCGAAATCGCATCCTAACCAAATTCAAGTATTAGGACTATTAGAAGCCAGTGGATTATATTTTGATCAGTGCTGGGTGATGGGAATGGATGATAAACAATGGCCAAGTCCCCCGCAACCCAACCCATTTTTACCTTTGCCATTACAACGCCAATGTCATATGCCACAATCCAGCAGTGAACGAGAATTTCATTTCGCTCAGCACATCACTCAACGCATTCAACACAGCGCGCCCACTGTTTATATCAGTTACCATCAACACGCTGATGATGAGCACTTACAATTAAGTCCCTTATTTTTGCATTGTGAGATTGGTAATCCCGAATTTTTTTTAGCGCCCTTAAGTTTTGCTGAAATTCAATTTTCTCAACAAACTATTGAAACGTTAACCGATGAACAAGCCCCACTCATGCAGGCGACAGAATTAGCCTCCATACGCGGAGGGGCGGGTCTGTTAAAATCGCAAGCCGTTTGCCCTTTTCAAGCATTCGCGCGCTATCGCTTACGAGCCACTGCGTTAAAAAATCCCAGTATAGGTTTAGATGCGCTAACCCGTGGTTCTATTCTTCATCGCGCATTAGAATTGATTTGGCAGAAATTATCGACTCAACAACAATTACTCGAATTATCGCCACAGCAATTACGCCCATTAATCCAAGATGCCGTTCAAAATGCGTTACGAGTAAAAGCGAATTTTTTACCCACTCATAGCGAACTTTATCAACTCGAATGTGAGCGAGTGACTCAACTTTTAATAGCATGGTGTGAGATTGAAAAAACGCATGAAGCATTTGTTGTTAAAGAAGTAGAAGCCGCTCGCACGATGACCATTAATTCATTGTCACTTAATTTAAAAGTCGATCGCATTGATCAATTAGCCGATGGTAGCACGCTAATTATTGATTATAAAACAGGGAAAACCTCATTTGCGGGGTGGTGTGATGCGAGATTATCTGAACCACAATTGCCATTATATTGTTTAATGGAAAACGCACAAGGCATAGCCTTTGCGCAAATTCGTTCCCAAGAAATGGCATTAAAGGGCATTTGTCGTTCGGCAAACTCCACCCCTGGAATAAAAATTCCTGCTGAAATTAAACATGAACACGGTGTTTGGAGCTGGGATGCATTATTACATCATTGGCAAACCACGTTGCATCACTTAGCAGAAGAATTTTTGCAAGGTATTGCACGAGTAGATCCAGTTGATGGTGAGAAAACCTGTCGTCTCTGCGATTTACAGCCTTTTTGCAGGATAACAGAACATGCTAAATGA
- a CDS encoding UvrD-helicase domain-containing protein: MLNDRAQRQQAIQPQTSFIVQAPAGSGKTELLTQRFLVLLTQVRHPEEIIALTFTRKAAAEMRERILNALHRGHTTEEPQESHARHTWQLAQKALAQDNAWQWNLLNNPNRLRILTIDALCASLVRQMPLLSQMGASPVIGEHGDNLYQHAAELLLQSLEEDETVQPALRQLLQHLDNNYQQVCELLIAMLKCREQWLNYLVGINDPHDLRYHLQGTLKKINQQLLITIAKLITPDEKTELMALLDYAAHNLMLSNSDSIIKAGYSRTFNQDLENNKIIWRALATLLLTQSGEFRRRVDKTIGFPATKNPMEVAMKQRMQELLAHLQTRDDLREQLQQLLNLPPLSYNDKQWEILNSLFIILPRLAALLIITFQEVGEVDFTEITTRALRALGDEENPTDLALSLDYRIQHILVDEFQDTSITQFRLLEQLTRGWEAADGRTLFLVGDPMQSIYRFRQAEVGLFLRARERGMGNIHLQSLTLTENFRSQANIVNWVNHHFQRIFPAREDLTLGAIRYSPSSAFHPQSTEHVNLHPLLAAETSAQTSALLDLIQTLRARDPKGTIAILVRARHHIMDLLPALRTAKINYRAVDIESLSQSSIIQDLLALTRALVHPADRIAWLAILRAPWCGLTLADCHALASEEIQLCLWERIQQYSTIPSLSQDGQKRLEKIIGVLSLSLQQRGRQSLPQLVRNTWLALGGPACLNQASELADSEVFFAALKQLSFDQFSLESLEKNIDYLFANPDPNADGSLQIMTMHKAKGLEFDHVILPALERKAANNEPSLLLWEEYTQLDSELSQLLLAPIRASDQDCDPLYQYLLTREKNKLAYETARLFYVACTRAKKSLHLMYHNHFSENEVKAPSNSSLLALLWPYIHEQTQHLLAQQSPTHNHLAAGAAPKYLRRLSLAYELPKMTFNSITAESQSMLDPEINPLNAVQPLAITEYDNPLARHLGIVLHRMLCQIAEGQLTIDTIITEEMRWKFILQQQGIPQQALIPAYQKLITALERIFADRRGLWIFNPNHPLAVNEFALTLKTRNGVKTLIIDRSFVDEDNKRWIIDYKSSEPAPKQDLNEFLQQEFIRYRQQLEQYARAFQQLDSRKIHLGLYFPMISAWHEWEYQP; encoded by the coding sequence ATGCTAAATGATCGCGCTCAACGTCAACAAGCCATTCAACCCCAGACTTCTTTTATTGTGCAAGCACCAGCGGGTTCCGGTAAAACCGAATTATTAACTCAACGCTTTTTAGTGCTATTAACGCAAGTACGACATCCTGAAGAAATTATTGCCCTCACTTTTACTCGTAAAGCCGCCGCAGAAATGCGTGAACGCATTTTAAACGCTTTACATCGAGGTCACACCACGGAAGAACCTCAAGAATCTCATGCCCGTCACACCTGGCAACTTGCTCAAAAAGCGTTAGCCCAGGATAACGCTTGGCAATGGAACTTATTAAATAATCCCAATCGTTTACGTATTTTAACCATCGATGCTTTATGCGCAAGTTTAGTAAGACAAATGCCTTTGCTCTCGCAAATGGGCGCAAGTCCAGTGATTGGAGAACACGGCGATAATTTATATCAACACGCTGCAGAATTATTGTTGCAATCGCTTGAAGAAGATGAAACGGTGCAACCGGCATTGCGACAACTTTTACAACATTTAGATAATAATTATCAACAAGTCTGTGAATTGTTAATAGCCATGCTGAAGTGCCGCGAACAATGGTTAAATTATTTAGTTGGGATAAACGATCCGCACGATTTGCGCTATCACTTGCAAGGCACACTGAAAAAAATTAATCAACAGCTCTTAATCACCATTGCCAAGCTTATCACGCCAGATGAAAAAACAGAGTTAATGGCACTTCTCGATTATGCCGCGCACAATTTAATGTTAAGCAATAGTGATTCCATCATTAAAGCAGGATATTCACGGACTTTTAATCAAGATTTGGAAAATAATAAAATTATTTGGCGTGCGCTAGCGACGTTGTTGTTAACGCAAAGCGGAGAATTTCGTCGTCGTGTTGATAAAACTATAGGTTTTCCGGCAACTAAAAATCCAATGGAAGTTGCGATGAAGCAGCGTATGCAAGAGTTATTAGCACACTTACAGACGCGCGATGATTTGCGTGAACAACTGCAACAACTCTTAAACTTACCTCCACTCAGTTACAACGACAAGCAATGGGAAATTCTTAATAGTTTATTCATTATTCTTCCCAGGCTTGCCGCCTTACTGATTATCACGTTTCAAGAAGTCGGTGAAGTTGATTTTACTGAAATTACTACACGAGCTTTACGTGCACTAGGAGATGAAGAAAATCCCACCGATCTTGCCTTAAGTTTAGATTATCGCATTCAACATATTTTAGTCGATGAATTTCAAGATACCTCGATCACGCAATTTCGTTTATTAGAGCAATTAACTCGTGGCTGGGAAGCTGCAGATGGGCGAACTTTATTTTTAGTCGGCGATCCCATGCAATCAATTTATCGTTTTCGGCAAGCGGAAGTAGGATTATTTTTACGAGCACGCGAACGCGGTATGGGGAATATTCATCTGCAATCTCTAACGCTGACAGAAAATTTTCGCTCACAGGCCAATATTGTGAATTGGGTTAATCATCATTTTCAACGTATTTTTCCTGCACGCGAAGATTTGACGCTAGGCGCTATCCGTTATAGTCCATCCAGCGCCTTTCATCCACAAAGCACTGAGCACGTTAATTTACATCCCTTATTAGCAGCAGAGACCAGCGCACAAACCTCCGCTTTACTTGATTTAATCCAAACACTTCGTGCGCGCGATCCTAAAGGCACTATTGCGATTTTAGTGCGTGCCCGCCATCACATCATGGATCTATTACCGGCATTGCGAACGGCAAAAATAAATTATCGTGCAGTGGATATTGAATCATTAAGTCAAAGCTCTATTATCCAAGATTTATTAGCACTGACGCGCGCTTTAGTGCATCCCGCCGATCGCATTGCTTGGCTTGCGATATTACGCGCACCGTGGTGTGGTTTAACGCTCGCCGATTGCCATGCACTTGCCAGTGAAGAAATTCAATTATGTTTATGGGAACGCATTCAACAGTATTCAACCATTCCTTCATTAAGCCAAGATGGCCAAAAACGTTTAGAAAAAATAATAGGTGTTTTATCACTAAGTCTGCAACAACGCGGACGTCAATCCTTACCACAACTGGTACGCAATACCTGGTTGGCCTTAGGTGGGCCTGCCTGTTTAAATCAAGCCAGTGAACTTGCCGACAGCGAGGTTTTTTTTGCAGCACTCAAACAATTAAGTTTTGATCAATTTAGTTTAGAATCACTTGAAAAAAATATTGATTATTTATTCGCAAATCCCGATCCTAACGCGGATGGTTCTTTACAAATCATGACCATGCACAAAGCCAAAGGTTTAGAGTTCGATCACGTCATTTTACCTGCACTTGAACGAAAAGCTGCTAATAATGAACCGAGTTTATTATTGTGGGAAGAATATACTCAACTCGATTCTGAATTATCACAATTATTATTAGCACCAATTCGAGCAAGTGATCAAGATTGTGATCCGCTTTATCAATATTTACTCACCCGCGAAAAAAATAAATTAGCCTATGAAACCGCACGCTTATTTTATGTCGCATGCACGCGCGCTAAAAAATCATTACACTTAATGTATCATAATCATTTCTCAGAAAATGAAGTAAAAGCACCCAGTAATAGTAGTTTGTTAGCACTCTTATGGCCGTATATTCACGAACAAACCCAACACTTATTGGCACAACAATCACCCACACATAATCATCTTGCTGCCGGTGCGGCGCCTAAATATTTACGTCGGTTAAGTTTAGCCTATGAATTGCCGAAAATGACATTCAACTCGATAACGGCTGAATCTCAATCCATGCTTGATCCTGAAATTAATCCCCTCAACGCAGTTCAGCCATTAGCAATCACAGAATACGATAATCCGCTAGCGCGTCACCTCGGTATTGTCTTGCATCGCATGCTCTGTCAAATTGCAGAAGGACAATTAACAATAGACACTATTATTACTGAAGAGATGCGCTGGAAATTCATTTTGCAACAACAGGGGATACCGCAACAAGCACTCATCCCAGCGTATCAAAAACTCATTACGGCATTAGAGCGGATATTTGCCGATCGGCGTGGGCTATGGATATTCAATCCCAATCATCCACTCGCCGTAAATGAGTTTGCCCTCACCCTAAAAACTAGAAATGGAGTTAAAACGTTAATTATTGATCGCAGTTTTGTCGATGAAGACAATAAACGTTGGATTATAGATTATAAATCCTCTGAACCTGCACCTAAACAAGATCTCAATGAATTTTTACAACAAGAATTTATTCGCTACCGTCAACAGCTCGAACAATATGCTCGTGCCTTTCAGCAACTCGATAGCAGAAAAATTCATTTGGGATTATACTTTCCTATGATTTCAGCTTGGCACGAATGGGAGTATCAACCATGA
- a CDS encoding 5'-nucleotidase, with protein sequence MKVNLQGKLIVAISSRALFDLSESNQVWEEQGELAYQQYQIDNEDNILQPGPAFPIVKKLLGLKQANQQESLVEVILLSRNSADTGLRIFNSIQSHQLNISRAAFTRGQSPYGYARAFGAHLFLSANIQDVQNAIDHGIAAATMVSATPFNTLSNQLRIAFDGDAVIFSDEAERIFQHHDLKTFQQTEQACAKTPLGDGPFKLFLETLHQLQQTFNPDDCPIRTALITARNAPAHERAIRTLRAWNIRTDEAIFLGGMEKTLFLKEFGADIFFDDQTTHCEKASQVVATGHVPHGVVNELL encoded by the coding sequence ATGAAAGTAAATTTACAAGGAAAACTCATAGTCGCTATTTCCTCACGCGCATTATTCGATTTAAGCGAGAGTAACCAAGTCTGGGAAGAACAAGGCGAGCTTGCTTATCAACAATATCAAATTGACAACGAAGATAATATTTTACAACCGGGTCCTGCCTTTCCCATCGTGAAAAAATTATTAGGTTTAAAACAAGCGAATCAGCAAGAATCATTAGTAGAAGTTATTTTATTATCGCGTAACAGTGCCGATACCGGTTTACGAATTTTTAATAGCATTCAATCTCATCAGCTTAATATTAGCCGTGCTGCCTTTACACGTGGTCAAAGTCCTTATGGTTATGCTCGTGCGTTTGGCGCACATTTATTTTTATCGGCCAATATTCAGGATGTGCAAAATGCTATTGATCATGGTATTGCCGCTGCCACCATGGTTTCTGCAACACCCTTTAATACGCTCTCAAATCAATTACGGATTGCTTTCGATGGCGATGCCGTGATTTTTTCTGATGAAGCAGAGCGTATTTTTCAGCATCACGATTTAAAAACCTTTCAACAAACCGAACAAGCTTGTGCCAAAACTCCGTTAGGTGATGGACCGTTTAAATTATTTTTAGAAACTCTACATCAACTGCAACAAACCTTTAATCCCGATGATTGCCCTATTCGCACCGCATTAATCACTGCTCGCAACGCACCTGCGCATGAGCGAGCAATTCGTACCTTGCGGGCGTGGAATATTCGTACCGATGAAGCAATTTTTTTAGGTGGCATGGAAAAAACCTTATTTTTAAAAGAATTCGGCGCCGATATTTTTTTTGATGATCAAACCACCCACTGCGAAAAAGCCAGTCAAGTCGTGGCCACAGGCCATGTTCCTCATGGTGTAGTCAATGAATTGCTATGA
- a CDS encoding penicillin acylase family protein, with amino-acid sequence MRKVIRLVGIVLFSLLLILIGFYLYLDLSTRNSFSGTLSVPGLIGKVTITRDQYGIPHIYASQNELDAYYALGFVQAQDRFWQMDMQRHIAQGSLSEYFGLATLKKDEFLRTWQFYHAAEQAYAHSTPEFKTVLQHYAAGVNAFLQTEKLPIEYKILRVKPRAWTPVDSLAWAKMMAFDLDDSWTRKIKNYLIQTQLNPQQIPILLPPYPKQAPTILSVQDLIQSQLISNQLKKPYMKQSELFQLRSNLATLEKTIHEIKNQLGFTDAPSKGSNNWVLNGKMTVSHLPLLANDPHLGFQIPALWYLAEIKAPNLHVMGATLPGLPGVIIGRNDHIAWGVTNSNSDTQDLFMLKAQEKITQHHEEIKIKGHNPINFITEVSQYGPVISNVITLPFPQKKIAIKWTALADEDDTALAFYKIDHAKNWAMFTEALSHYNAPAQNFVYADKEGNIGYYLGGNIPIRQGCDPSLPILASESCQWQGVIPFKQLPHVYNPQENFLASANNKPAPDDYPYYLSFRWYHTPYRIQRIIDLISQQKPASVSLMKVMQNDKLNLFWLALKPHLNQLKPQDSYQRMALTELQQWSGTMDRKSVAATIYAAWYEQLIHMAENRYSSAGAWQEPLFILQQLNDNGEYCRLPHHSTCDAYLQKTFVKALGDLRQHYGNHLMSWQWGSVHSAEFKEMGLGENAILGWFFNRHISTGGGFYTLDPGSYYFDHFVHYHGAGYRQIINFADLNQSLFMVTPGESGNIFSPHYDDLLTRWRNGQYIKISANAKDWGKTEVLNLSAK; translated from the coding sequence ATGAGAAAAGTAATCCGTTTAGTAGGGATTGTTTTATTCAGTCTATTACTCATATTAATTGGATTTTATTTATATTTAGATCTGAGCACGCGTAATTCTTTTTCTGGTACGCTAAGCGTTCCAGGTTTAATCGGTAAAGTAACGATTACTCGCGATCAATATGGCATTCCTCACATTTATGCCTCGCAAAATGAATTAGACGCTTATTATGCGTTAGGATTTGTACAGGCACAAGATCGTTTTTGGCAAATGGACATGCAACGCCATATTGCTCAAGGCAGTTTAAGTGAGTATTTTGGTCTTGCCACGTTAAAGAAAGATGAATTTTTACGAACATGGCAATTTTATCATGCGGCAGAGCAAGCTTACGCACATAGCACGCCTGAATTTAAAACAGTTTTGCAACATTATGCTGCAGGAGTGAATGCGTTTTTACAGACCGAGAAATTACCCATCGAATATAAAATTTTAAGAGTTAAGCCGCGCGCATGGACACCCGTTGATAGTCTTGCTTGGGCGAAAATGATGGCGTTTGATTTAGACGATTCATGGACGCGTAAAATTAAAAATTACTTAATTCAAACTCAACTTAACCCACAGCAGATCCCAATTTTATTACCACCCTATCCTAAACAAGCTCCCACCATTTTATCCGTGCAAGATTTAATTCAAAGCCAATTAATTTCAAATCAGCTTAAAAAACCCTACATGAAGCAATCTGAGTTATTTCAGCTACGTAGTAATTTAGCAACGCTAGAAAAAACTATTCATGAAATTAAAAATCAATTAGGATTTACCGATGCGCCGAGTAAAGGTTCGAATAATTGGGTGCTCAATGGAAAAATGACGGTTTCTCATTTACCTTTATTAGCCAACGATCCTCACCTTGGTTTTCAAATTCCCGCGTTATGGTACTTAGCGGAAATTAAAGCGCCTAATTTGCATGTCATGGGTGCGACGTTGCCTGGTTTGCCTGGTGTCATTATTGGGCGCAATGATCATATTGCCTGGGGAGTCACTAATTCAAATTCAGATACACAAGATTTATTTATGTTAAAAGCGCAGGAAAAAATAACTCAGCACCATGAGGAAATTAAGATAAAAGGTCATAATCCAATTAATTTTATAACGGAAGTATCACAATATGGGCCTGTGATTTCTAATGTGATTACACTACCATTTCCCCAGAAAAAAATTGCCATAAAATGGACGGCCTTAGCGGATGAGGATGATACCGCTTTGGCATTTTATAAGATTGATCATGCGAAAAATTGGGCTATGTTTACCGAGGCACTTTCGCATTACAATGCACCGGCGCAAAATTTTGTTTATGCCGATAAAGAGGGTAATATTGGTTATTATCTAGGGGGAAATATTCCTATTCGTCAAGGTTGCGATCCAAGCTTACCTATTTTGGCAAGCGAGTCCTGTCAATGGCAAGGTGTTATTCCTTTCAAGCAATTGCCTCACGTTTATAATCCTCAAGAAAATTTTTTAGCTTCAGCAAATAATAAACCTGCACCGGATGATTATCCTTATTATTTATCTTTTCGTTGGTATCATACCCCCTATCGTATTCAACGAATTATTGATTTAATTTCACAGCAAAAGCCAGCCTCAGTTTCATTAATGAAAGTCATGCAAAATGATAAATTAAATTTATTTTGGCTTGCGTTAAAACCGCATTTAAATCAACTTAAACCCCAAGACAGTTATCAACGCATGGCATTAACAGAATTACAGCAGTGGTCTGGCACGATGGATCGTAAAAGTGTTGCTGCAACAATTTACGCTGCATGGTATGAACAATTAATTCATATGGCAGAAAATCGTTATTCATCAGCAGGCGCATGGCAAGAACCCTTATTTATTTTGCAACAATTAAATGATAACGGTGAATATTGTCGCCTACCTCATCACTCTACCTGTGATGCCTATTTGCAAAAAACATTTGTTAAAGCGCTAGGAGATCTGCGTCAACATTACGGAAATCATCTCATGAGTTGGCAGTGGGGAAGCGTACACTCAGCCGAGTTTAAAGAAATGGGATTGGGTGAAAATGCAATTTTAGGTTGGTTTTTCAATCGACATATTAGTACGGGTGGTGGCTTTTATACCCTTGATCCCGGGAGTTATTATTTTGATCATTTCGTGCATTATCATGGCGCAGGGTATCGACAAATTATTAATTTCGCGGATTTAAATCAAAGCTTATTTATGGTAACGCCGGGGGAGTCAGGCAATATTTTCAGTCCGCATTACGATGATTTATTAACACGTTGGCGTAATGGCCAGTACATTAAAATCAGTGCAAATGCCAAGGACTGGGGTAAAACAGAGGTATTAAACTTATCGGCAAAATGA
- the pyrD gene encoding quinone-dependent dihydroorotate dehydrogenase, whose amino-acid sequence MHGLLKKCLFQLDAERSHHLAINLLKLANLFGLTALFANKQVKPVNILGLQFPNPIGLAAGFDKNAEYLDCLARLGFGFLEVGTVTPLAQPGNPQPRLHRLIQESSLINCMGFNNQGVEELISHIQQAQYTGILGINIGKNKSTPNEQATVDYATCLERVYPYANYITINISSPNTEGLRELQYGDYLTALLEKLTQKRKELAGQYHKSIPLVVKISPDLTPAEIQWLAKQFLMFDIDGVIATNTTLDRSVLADNALQYATIPGGLSGKVLQAKSLWVIETIIKELKGHIPVIGVGGILQGADAKKMHDLGCALVQLYTGLIFTGVRLVKDCVKAW is encoded by the coding sequence TTGCACGGATTGCTAAAAAAATGCTTGTTTCAATTGGACGCTGAACGCAGCCATCATCTGGCAATTAATTTATTAAAACTAGCTAATTTATTTGGTTTAACGGCTTTATTTGCCAATAAACAGGTAAAGCCAGTGAATATTTTGGGATTACAATTTCCAAACCCCATCGGTCTCGCCGCAGGGTTCGATAAAAATGCAGAATATCTTGATTGTTTAGCGCGACTTGGTTTTGGTTTTTTAGAGGTGGGCACGGTGACCCCGCTTGCACAACCTGGAAATCCTCAGCCGCGTTTGCATCGTTTAATCCAAGAAAGTTCGTTAATTAATTGTATGGGATTTAATAATCAAGGCGTTGAAGAATTAATTTCTCATATTCAACAAGCACAATATACGGGAATTTTAGGCATTAATATTGGAAAAAATAAATCAACGCCGAATGAGCAAGCCACTGTGGATTATGCCACGTGTTTAGAGCGTGTTTACCCCTATGCAAATTACATTACCATTAATATTTCTTCTCCGAATACGGAAGGCTTGCGCGAGCTGCAATACGGCGATTATTTAACGGCATTGTTAGAAAAGTTAACCCAAAAGCGCAAAGAGCTTGCGGGTCAGTATCATAAAAGCATTCCTTTAGTAGTAAAAATTTCTCCCGATTTAACCCCAGCGGAAATTCAGTGGCTGGCAAAACAATTTCTAATGTTTGATATAGATGGCGTAATTGCCACGAATACTACTTTAGATCGGAGTGTACTCGCCGATAACGCTTTACAGTATGCAACCATTCCAGGTGGATTGAGTGGAAAAGTATTGCAAGCAAAATCATTATGGGTGATTGAAACTATCATTAAAGAATTAAAAGGGCACATTCCAGTGATTGGCGTCGGTGGAATTTTGCAAGGCGCGGATGCCAAAAAAATGCATGATTTGGGCTGTGCTTTAGTGCAACTTTATACGGGCTTGATTTTTACCGGAGTACGTTTAGTGAAAGATTGCGTAAAGGCGTGGTAA